TGTCTGCGGCACAGAAGTGCGTGTCCGTGGGTTCGAGGTCGAGTACCGTCTGTGCCGTCCACGCGACGTGTGCGAGATAGCCGCCCGTGGTGTGTTTGACCTCCTTCGGTTCGCCCGTCGTCCCCGAGGTGTAGATGTAAAAGAGGAGGTCCGTCGCGTCTCGGGGAACCGGGTCCACCGTTTGGCCCTCGTGGGTGGCGATGAGCTGGTCGTAGTGCCAGTGGTGGCCGCGGTGCCCCTCGTTGCCGAGGCGGTTGACGACGACCTGCGAGACCTCCTGTGGAACCGAGAGACAGGCGTTGTCCGCCGTGCTCTTCAGGTCGATGGCGTTGCCGCGCTGATAGTAACCGTCGCAGGTGACGACGAGTTCTGAGCCCGATTCCGCCATCCGGGTCGCGAGCGCGTCGGCCGAAAAGCCCGCGAACACCACCGAGTGCGGTGCGCCGAGGCGAGCGCAGGCGAGCATGGCGATGGGCAACTGTGGAATCATCGGCATGTAGAGGGTCACCACGTCGTCGTCCTCGACGCCGAGGTCGCGCAGCGCCGCCGCGAAGGCGTTTACTTCGCGATAGAGTGCCTGATACGTGTAGGTCTCCGTCTCGCCGAGTTCACCCTCCCAGGTGAGTGCGGCCTGGTTTTTCCGCCCGGCTTCGAGGTGTCTGTCGAGGCAGTTGTACGAGGCGTTCAGTGTTCCGCCAGGGAACCAGCAAAACCCGTCGCTGTCGTCGAGAACCGCGTCGTAGGGGTCGTCCCAGTCGAGGCGGTTGCCCGCCTCGCGCCAGCACGCAGGCCAGTTCGTCGCAAATTGCTCGTAAATCGACGGGTCTGCGACGTTCGCCTGGGCGACGAACGACGCTTTCGGGTCCACCCACTCACCGGGCACAGAAGACGTGTTCGCCGGTTGATTCCTCCCCGTGTCCATCTTAATCAAGCAGGGAATTCCGGCCTAAAGGCCGGGAGGGAATGCGACTAACGACTGTGCAACTGCCGTCAGTGGCCGGGCTGGACCCCGACCTGGAATCTTTATCGTGCATGAGTCTGTTTGTGAGGGTGACACACGCTGTGCGTGTGTCGCGCGACACACTCGAACCACTTCGTCCGGTTCCCCGCCGGATGACGCCCGAGGTGAGAGTCGTCCTATGAAACCGGACGGCAATGACACGTCAGGCGATGGGAGTGCCCGTGACAGCACCACGGGGCACTCCGAGGCAAGGCAGGGGCCCTGCCGTCCGAGCCTCGGGACGCGACGCCCCGAAACCGAACCGGCACCGGGCCGGGTGCCCACTGTGTGGGAAGCCCTACCCTTTAGGGCGGGCAAGGATGTCACGTGCGTTTCACCTGCGCAGAGGGTCACAAAAATTGTTCTGCTACCGGAAAACTATCTGACATCTGTTCGGTCTCAGTCGGAGAACGGTACCGATGGATGGATTCGCCGCAGAAAACGCAGGTTGCAAGGCTGAGAAGCAACTCCAGGGACGACAGCGACCCTCAGACCGGCGTTTTCGATTCTTTTCGCCCGGTGAGTTCGTCGGGTACCAGCCGGTAGAATTCGAAGTGAATCTCTCCCGGCGGCTTTCCGAAGAAATCGACGAGCGGGATGGTGACGCGCTGCAGGCCCTGGAGCGTTTCTGTGGCGATCGCTTCGTCGTTCGTCTCCTCGAGCTTTCCACTGGCGATGACGCTCTTCCACCCGTCGCCGTCCATGCCGTAGATTACGAACGAGATGACACTATTGACGATTCGCTGCTTCCTGCTCTCCGGGCTCACGGCGAGCCGGAAGTAGAAGGTTTCTTCGCTCGCATCGTAGCCGTACGAGACCGGTATCGAGTGGGGGGCCTCATTGGCTGGCGTCGAGAAGGACATGACTCCCGTCCCACCAGTTCCGAGGAACTCGTCTCGCTCGTCGACCTCCATCTCGAGTGATTCTCTCGCACCCATACTGCGATGGTACGACCCGGAGAGGCAAAAGTATCTATACACTAACTGGTCACTTCTCTCTCGGTACCTTTGGTGTGTCTACGACAGGACTGGATGAACGCACGTTGCGTTACAATTTCTTCGCACTACCGAACGTGGCGTTCTCCGCTCACTTTCGAACTTCTCTTTGAATCTGGCGAACGTTCTCCCTAACTTACAGCAACACGCACGGGAAACGCCTATTCGACGTAGACGCGTGTGACGTATCCGCCACAGCCACACTGTTTGATATACTCCCACCTGAACGTACTGTCTGAATCGCCTTCGAGCGCGTCGTAGAGGTATATTTCAGGGTGGCCGTGTGCTCCGGACGTGACGAGATTGACGTAGTTTCCCGGTGCTGTGTGTTCGATTGCGTCGATTGCCTGCTCAATGACGAGGTTGGTGTCTGCGGCGTGGTGTGGTTTCTCGAGATTCGCCGACCATGAGTTTTCGTGAACGTGGTCTGTGACTGGTTCTATCATACCGTGTCCGTGTGTCTGGGTGTCGGTGGATTTCATGGGTCACGCGATCGGTTCGAACACGTCCGGGTTCTCCGGTCCTTCGGCAGTGATGACCGCAAGCGCGCCCTTACGTGCGACTCGCGAGAGCGCGTGGTCGACCAGCTTGAAGTCACCCGGGACCGGGAACGACATTGTCGCAACGCAGGCAC
This sequence is a window from Haladaptatus sp. QDMS2. Protein-coding genes within it:
- a CDS encoding pyridoxamine 5'-phosphate oxidase family protein, encoding MGARESLEMEVDERDEFLGTGGTGVMSFSTPANEAPHSIPVSYGYDASEETFYFRLAVSPESRKQRIVNSVISFVIYGMDGDGWKSVIASGKLEETNDEAIATETLQGLQRVTIPLVDFFGKPPGEIHFEFYRLVPDELTGRKESKTPV
- a CDS encoding CGCGG family rSAM-modified RiPP protein, whose translation is MKSTDTQTHGHGMIEPVTDHVHENSWSANLEKPHHAADTNLVIEQAIDAIEHTAPGNYVNLVTSGAHGHPEIYLYDALEGDSDSTFRWEYIKQCGCGGYVTRVYVE